From one Ursus arctos isolate Adak ecotype North America unplaced genomic scaffold, UrsArc2.0 scaffold_26, whole genome shotgun sequence genomic stretch:
- the LOC125282287 gene encoding olfactory receptor 6C6, translating into MKNQSVEIEFILLGLTDDPQLQIVIFVFLFLNYTLSLMGNLIIILLTLLDPRLKTPMYFFLRNFSFLEIIFTTVCIPRYLKTIVTREKTISYNNCAAQLFFILLLGVTEFYLLAAMSYDRYAAICKPLHYPIIMTSRVCYQLVLSSWLTGFLIIFPPLLMGLQLDFCASRIIDHFMCESSPILQLSCTDTHVIELMSFILAVVTLAVTLVLVILSYTCIVKTIMKFPSAQQRTKAFSTCSSHMIVVSMTYGSCIFMYIKPSAKERVSASKGVALLYTSVAPLLNPFIYTLRNQQVKEVFWDMLQKMLCFSKRQL; encoded by the coding sequence atgaaaaaccaatCAGTGGAAATAGAGTTCATTCTGCTAGGACTGACAGATGACCCACAATTGCAAATTGTGATTTTcgtgtttctctttcttaattaCACGTTGAGCCTCATGGGGAACTTAATCATTATCCTCCTCACTCTGCTGGATCCTCGCCTCAAGACACCAATGTATTTCTTTCTCcgtaatttctcctttttagaaATCATATTCACAACAGTATGTATTCCCAGATACTTGAAAACCATCGTGACTAGAGAAAAAACCATCTCATATAATAATTGTGcagctcaattattttttattcttttactggGAGTTACAGAGTTTTACCTTCTGGCTgccatgtcctatgaccgctatgcTGCCATCTGTAAACCCCTGCATTACCCAATTATCATGACCAGCAGAGTGTGCTATCAGCTTGTACTTTCCTCTTGGCTAACGGGATTCCTGATCATCTTTCCTCCATTGCTCATGGGACTCCAGCTGGATTTCTGTGCTTCCAGAATAATTGATCACTTTATGTGTGAATCATCTCCTATCCTGCAGCTATCCTGCACAGACACACATGTCATAGAATTGATGTCTTTTATCCTTGCTGTGGTGACACTTGCGGTCACATTGGTGTTAGTGATTCTCTCCTACACTTGCATCGTGAAGACCATTATGAAATtcccttctgcacagcaaaggaccaAAGCTTTTTCCACCTGTTCTTCCCATATGATTGTTGTCTCCATGACTTATGGAAGCTGCATCTTTATGTATATTAAACCATCTGCCAAGGAAAGGGTGAGTGCATCCAAAGGCGTAGCTTTGCTGTATACCTCAGTTGCCCCTTTACTAAATCCCTTCATTTATACGCTAAGGAACCAACAGGTGAAAGAAGTCTTTTGGGATATGCTACAAAAGATGCTGTGTTTTTCAAAAAGACAATTGTAA
- the LOC113249291 gene encoding olfactory receptor 6C74-like — translation MGNHTQAIVFILAGLTDDPQLQVVLLVFLLLTYLLSVTGNLTIITLTLLDTHLKTPMYFFLRNFSFLEISFTSTCIPKLLVTMATGDKTISFNCCAAQVFFVFLLGASEFYLLAAMSYDRYVAICKPLHYTTVMNSRVCLQLVFCCWLAGFFTIFVPLLLGINLDFCASKIVDHFYCDTTSLLQISCSDTRLVETMGFISASMTLVVTLVMVIISYTYIALTILKFPSANQKKKAFSTCSSYMIVISLSYGSCIFMYVKPSVKQKVSFSKGIAVLNTSVAPLLNPFIYTLRNQPVQKAFMNMVHRVVSFSSK, via the coding sequence ATGGGAAACCACACCCAAGCCATAGTGTTTATCCTGGCAGGTCTGACTGATGACCCACAGTTGCAAGTTGTGTTGTTGGTCTTCCTGCTTCTCACCTACTTGCTGAGTGTCACGGGCAATCTGACCATCATCACACTCACCCTGCTGGATACTCACCTCAAGACccccatgtattttttccttcggaatttttccttcttagaaatttcctttaCCTCTACATGCATCCCCAAATTGTTGGTTACTATGGCAACTGGAGACAAAACCATTTCCTTTAATTGTTGTGCAGCTCAAGtgttttttgtcttccttcttgGTGCATCTGAATTTTACTTGCTGGCCgccatgtcctatgaccgctatgtggccatctgtaagccccTGCATTACACAACCGTCATGAACAGTAGGGTCTGCCTTCAACTTGTCTTCTGTTGTTGGCTTGCTGGATTCTTTACCATCTTTGTACCTCTCCTCTTAGGCATAAATCTTGACTTCTGTGCCTCCAAAATTGTTGATCATTTCTACTGTGATACCACTTCCCTGCTGCAGATCTCCTGCTCAGACACACGGCTTGTTGAGACCATGGGATTCATTTCTGCGTCGATGACACTCGTGGTCACGTTGGTAATGGTGATAATATCATATACCTATATTGCATTAACGATTCTAAAATTCCCTTCAGCTAATCAGAAGAAAAAGGCTTTTTCAACGTGTTCTTCTTACATGATTGTGATCTCCCTTTCTTATGGCAGCTGCATCTTCATGTATGTTAAGCCATCAGTCAAACAAAAAGTATCTTTTTCCAAGGGAATTGCAGTGCTCAATACTTCTGTGGCTCCACTTCTGAATCCTTTCATCTACACTTTGAGGAACCAGCCAGTGCAGAAAGCCTTCATGAATATGGTACACAGGGTTGTTTCTTTCTCAAGcaaatga
- the LOC113257505 gene encoding olfactory receptor 6C6-like has protein sequence MRNQSREIEFVLLGLTDDPQLQIVIFIFLFLNYVLSVTGNLSIILLTLLDPRLKTPMYFFLRNFSFLEASLTTVCIPRYLISIVTKNKIISYNSCASQLFFLLLLGITEFYLLAAMSLDRYVAICKPLHYPIIMNNKVCYQLLFSSWTVGFLLSFPPVASGLTLDFCASRVIDHFMCDTSPVLQLSCTDTHFLELLSFVLSLVNLLVTLLLLILSYTYIIKTILKIPSAQKRTKAFSTCSSHMIVVSLTYGSCIFNYIKPTAEERVTLSKGVSVIYTSVAPLLNPFIYTLRNQQVKQAFKDILQKIFSFFKK, from the coding sequence ATGAGGAATCAGTCAAGAGAGATCGAGTTCGTTCTCCTAGGATTGACCGACGACCCACAACTGcaaattgtgatttttatatttctctttctaaacTATGTGTTGAGTGTGACGGGGAACTTATCCATCATCCTTCTTACCTTGCTGGATCCCCGCCTCAAGActcccatgtattttttcctccgAAATTTCTCCTTCTTGGAAGCTTCATTGACAACAGTCTGTATTCCCAGATACCTGATAAGCATCgtgactaaaaacaaaataatttcctaCAATAGTTGTGCATCTCAGTTATTCTTTCTCCTCTTATTAGGAATTACAGAATTTTACCTACTGGCTGCCATGTCTTTGGACCGTTATGTAGCAATCTGCAAACCCCTACATTACCCCATCATTATGAACAACAAAGTGTGTTACCAACTTCTATTCAGTTCATGGACAGTTGGCTTTCTGCTTTCGTTTCCACCAGTGGCCTCTGGACTGACACTGGACTTCTGTGCTTCCAGAGTAATTGATCATTTCATGTGTGACACTTCCCCTGTGCTGCAGCTTTCCTGCACTGACACTCATTTCCTGGAATTGCTTTCCTTTGTCTTATCTCTTGTAAATCTCCTGGTCACGTTGCTGTTACTGATTCTTTCTTACACATATATTATCAAGACCATTCTAAAGATCCCCTCTgctcagaaaagaacaaaggctTTTTCTACTTGTTCTTCTCATATGATTGTAGTCTCCCTTACTTATGGGAGCTGTATCTTTAATTACATAAAGCCAACAGCAGAGGAAAGGGTGACTCTATCCAAAGGTGTAAGTGTTATTTATACCTCGGTTGCCCCTTTATTAAACCCTTTCATTTACACTCTCAGAAACCAGCAAGTGAAACAAGCCTTCAAGGACATACTccaaaagattttctcttttttcaaaaaatga